From the genome of Papaver somniferum cultivar HN1 chromosome 2, ASM357369v1, whole genome shotgun sequence, one region includes:
- the LOC113354390 gene encoding desiccation-related protein PCC13-62-like yields MNLSAYNFATIMNDAFGYPLDPPFDPYANSLNFMMASYVIPYVGLTGYVGANPFMKGWKTKRLLAGLLGVEAGQDAVIRMYLYERAHYKVYPYDYTVAEFTERISKLRNKLGMCGIKDEGICVPLNLGAENRTTSNVLAADYNSLSYARTPREILRIVYGTGSEHVPGGFFPKGENGKIARELLCSYE; encoded by the exons ATGAATCTTAGTGCATATAATTTTGCTACGATAATGAATGATGCATTTGGATATCCTTTGGATCCTCCATTTGATCCATATGCCAACAGCCTGAATTTCATGATGGCTTCATACGTGATTCCATACGTTGGACTTACCGGCTACGTTGGTGCGAATCCATTCATGAAGGGATGGAAAACAAAAAGG TTGTTAGCAGGTTTATTAGGAGTAGAAGCAGGGCAGGACGCTGTCATAAGGATGTATCTGTATGAGAGGGCACATTATAAAGTGTACCCATATGATTACACTGTCGCTGAATTTACAGAGCGTATCTCAAAGCTGAGGAATAAATTAGGGATGTGCGGCATTAAAGATGAAGGTATCTGCGTGCCTCTAAATTTAGGAGCAGAGAATCGAACAACTAGCAATGTGTTGGCGGCTGACTATAATTCCTTATCTTACGCTCGAACCCCGCGTGAAATTTTAAGGATTGTATATGGAACTGGGAGCGAACATGTTCCCGGTGGATTCTTCCCGaaaggagaaaatggaaagattgCCAGAGAACTTTTGTGTTCTTACGAATAA